A single Triticum dicoccoides isolate Atlit2015 ecotype Zavitan chromosome 2A, WEW_v2.0, whole genome shotgun sequence DNA region contains:
- the LOC119355664 gene encoding nuclear transcription factor Y subunit B-3-like, with amino-acid sequence MKSRKSYGQQQSHLLSPVGSPSSDNGGGDSPAKEQDRFLPIANVSRIMKRSLPANAKISKEAKETVQECVSEFISFVTGEASDKCQREKRKTINGDDLLWAMTTLGFEVYVAPLKAYLNRYREVEGEKAAVVGGSRLGDDDAHSSLSAAGDALAPQYTHGAGDRGVQDGDLGGHDAHVGLMMGVNMGFNPGTGTTFYAAPGAAHGRRAYGGGEGARGIDFEAAFGGDRGKNGAGGEREFAGHLHGVVQW; translated from the coding sequence ATGAAGAGCAGGAAGAGCTACGGGCAGCAGCAGAGCCACCTGCTGAGCCCGGTGGGCAGCCCGTCGTCGGACAACGGCGGGGGCGACTCGCCGGCCAAGGAGCAGGACCGGTTCCTCCCGATCGCCAACGTTAGCCGCATCATGAAGCGCTCCCTCCCGGCCAACGCCAAGATCtccaaggaggccaaggagacggTGCAGGAGTGCGTGTCCGAGTTCATCAGCTTCGTCACCGGCGAGGCCTCCGACAAGTGCCAGCGGGAGAAGCGCAAGACCATCAACGGCGACGACCTGCTCTGGGCCATGACCACGCTCGGCTTCGAGGTCTACGTCGCGCCGCTCAAGGCCTACCTCAACCGCTACCGCGAGGTCGAGGGCGAGAAGGCCGCCGTGGTCGGCGGCTCGCGGCTCGGCGACGACGACGCGCATTCCTCCCTCTCTGCCGCCGGCGACGCCCTGGCGCCGCAGTACACGCACGGGGCTGGCGACCGCGGCGTCCAGGACGGCGACTTGGGCGGCCACGACGCGCACGTCGGGCTCATGATGGGCGTCAACATGGGGTTCAACCCCGGGACCGGGACAACGTTCTACGCGGCGCCGGGTGCGGCGCATGGACGGAGGGCGTACGGCGGCGGGGAGGGTGCAAGGGGGATTGATTTCGAGGCTGCCTTCGGTGGCGATCGCgggaagaacggcgccggaggcgaAAGGGAGTTCGCTGGCCACCTCCACGGCGTGGTGCAATGGTGA